The genomic DNA ATATCCATACTATCTCAATTTCTTTCTAATTAATTCTGTTACTTGATCTAAAACAAAAATTGTCAATACAACACCTATTAATAGAATACTCACTTTACTCCAATTTCTTGTTTGGATCGCAAAAATTAATGGTGCTCCAATGCCCCCAGCACCTACTAAGCCTAAAGTAGCTGCACTTCGAATAGCAATTTCAACATGATTTAATATCAGAGAGCTATAAATAGGTAGTAAAGAAGGGATTCGCACATAAAATAACTTTTGCCAAAAATTTGCCCCCACAGCATCCATACTTTCGATCAATTTTTCATCCATACTTTCTAATTCTTCTGTGAACAACTTACTCAACATCCCAATTTGGTGAACACCAATTGCCATTACTCCAGCAAATGGGCCGGGCCCCAAGACTTTTACAAAAATAATTGCTAAAATTAATTCTGGAAAAGCGCGTAAAATATGGCTACCAAGCTTGCCAATCTTTGTTAAAAAAGGTGCAGATGGCCACAAATTAACGGCACTAAATAAAGTTACTGGTATTGCTAATACAGTTGCAAAAGAAGTACCCAAACAAGCAATTGCAACCGTTAAAATAAGTAAACTTACTAAATCTTCCCCACTCCCATCGTAGACAAAGGACCAATCTGGATGCCCCAATCCAATAAATACATCTATCGCCATTTTTAAAGAAAATGTTTGAAGTCCTGTATAATCGATTCGTGTAAGTGTAATGAAAAATAGTAAAATTAGTACTACTGTTGATACTATTTTCTTTTTACTTATTTCTGTTATGATCATAATAACGTTCTCCTAACATATGCACTCAACCAATCAACAACTATTTCCATTACCAAAATGACTAGAATGATGATACCCACGCGATCATATTTAGCTAAAGAAAGGGAGGTGTTTAAAATAATCCCAATGCCTCCAGCACCTACATAACCCAATACTGTGGATGCACGAACATTTACTTCAAAGGCGTAAAAAGCATACCCAAAAAATTGACTGGCTACTTGCGGGAAAATAGACCATACAGCAATTTGTAATTGAGTGGCTCCTGTTGCTTCGGTAGCTTCAATTGGCCCTAAATCAATTGTTTCAATTGCCTGAAACATTAATTGTGATAACATACCAAAAGTAAAGATGGTAATTGTCAGGACACCTGTTGCTTCACCAATACCAAAAATCGCCACCATTAATGCCGCAAGTAAAAGTGTCGGAATTGTCCGAATCAAACTTAGAAAAAATCTTAATATTAACAACCCTATTCTGTTTTTTGTGACAACATTTGAGGCTAAAAAGCTAAAAGGAACTGCTAAAAGGAATCCTAGTATCGTGCCTAAAAAAGAGATTTCCAATGTCTTGATTAAAGGTGTAATAATTTTGGGTAAAAATGAAAAGTCTGGTGGGAAAAATTGCTGCAAAAAGCGACCAATTTGGCTGAAATTAGTAAGAATTTCAGTAAAATCCGCACCAGTAACAGCAATACTACTTTCTATACAAATAAATATAATAAACAATATAAATAGTTTTTTATACCATAGAAAATGGATAGTATCTTTTATCTTCATACGTTGTTCTCCGCCATTTCTACTTCTTCAAAGATTGCCATTCCGTAAATTTCTTCTAAACGAGTATCAGTCAATTGTTCTGGAATCCCATCAAAAACAACTTCACCACTTTTTAAAGCAATAATTCTTGTGGCATACTCCCGTGCTAAAGAAACAGAATGTAAATTTATAACGATAGTTTTCCCTAGTGTCTGATTAATCGTTTGTAAATCGTTCATCACTTTTTTTGTCATAATAGGGTCCAATGAAGCTACGGGTTCATCTGCCAAGATGATCGGCGCCTGTTGAACCAACGCACGTGCAATAGAGACACGTTGTTGTTGTCCGCCACTTAATTCATCACTACGTGTATGCAGTTTATCCACAAGTCCGACAGCATTTAAAGCTGCCGTTGTTTTTTGATAGTCATCCTTAGTAAATAAGCCAAAGATACTTTTCCAAGTAGAGTAATAGCCCAAACGCCCAGAGAGAACATTTTTTTGTACAGAGCTGCGTTTTACCAAATTAAAATTTTGTGAAATAAGACCAATTTGTCGG from Enterococcus faecalis includes the following:
- a CDS encoding PhnE/PtxC family ABC transporter permease, which translates into the protein MIITEISKKKIVSTVVLILLFFITLTRIDYTGLQTFSLKMAIDVFIGLGHPDWSFVYDGSGEDLVSLLILTVAIACLGTSFATVLAIPVTLFSAVNLWPSAPFLTKIGKLGSHILRAFPELILAIIFVKVLGPGPFAGVMAIGVHQIGMLSKLFTEELESMDEKLIESMDAVGANFWQKLFYVRIPSLLPIYSSLILNHVEIAIRSAATLGLVGAGGIGAPLIFAIQTRNWSKVSILLIGVVLTIFVLDQVTELIRKKLR
- the phnE gene encoding phosphonate ABC transporter, permease protein PhnE — translated: MKIKDTIHFLWYKKLFILFIIFICIESSIAVTGADFTEILTNFSQIGRFLQQFFPPDFSFLPKIITPLIKTLEISFLGTILGFLLAVPFSFLASNVVTKNRIGLLILRFFLSLIRTIPTLLLAALMVAIFGIGEATGVLTITIFTFGMLSQLMFQAIETIDLGPIEATEATGATQLQIAVWSIFPQVASQFFGYAFYAFEVNVRASTVLGYVGAGGIGIILNTSLSLAKYDRVGIIILVILVMEIVVDWLSAYVRRTLL
- the phnC gene encoding phosphonate ABC transporter ATP-binding protein, giving the protein MIVFTNVSKTYPNGVQGLQNINLTIKEGEIVAIIGLSGAGKSTFLKSINRLVEITEGEIHINNQSITQAKKKKLRLIRRQIGLISQNFNLVKRSSVQKNVLSGRLGYYSTWKSIFGLFTKDDYQKTTAALNAVGLVDKLHTRSDELSGGQQQRVSIARALVQQAPIILADEPVASLDPIMTKKVMNDLQTINQTLGKTIVINLHSVSLAREYATRIIALKSGEVVFDGIPEQLTDTRLEEIYGMAIFEEVEMAENNV